The Syngnathus typhle isolate RoL2023-S1 ecotype Sweden linkage group LG1, RoL_Styp_1.0, whole genome shotgun sequence genome includes a window with the following:
- the LOC133154695 gene encoding phospholipase A and acyltransferase 3-like isoform X2 encodes MSFGFILQCTYSSVDTTPASKSIKVYREIQQRHGISTAEVPGASVNSMLSVLADTGIVKKQELWEMVGHNRWKINNLLDSKYEPRPVYLIVMDALKLVGEELAYCVLRNNCEHFVTRLRYGKPRSRQVREAGETALGVAAVTLGVVGIAALMATLLGGNKDKHKE; translated from the exons ATgagttttggttttattttacaGTGCACATACTCATCAGTGGACACTACACCGGCATCCAAG agtATCAAAGTTTACAGAGAAATTCAACAGAGACATGGCATCAGCacag CTGAAGTCCCAGGTGCAAGTGTGAACAGCATGCTGTCCGTTCTGGCTGACACCGGCATTGTGAAGAAGCAGGAGCTGTGGGAAATGGTGGGTCACAACCGCTGGAAGATCAACAACTTGCTGGACTCAAAGTATGAGCCCCGTCCCGTCTACTTGATCGTGATGGACGCCCTCAAACTGGTGGGCGAGGAGCTGGCATACTGCGTTCTCCGAAACAATTGTGAGCATTTTGTCACTCGCCTGCGTTACGGCAAGCCCAGATCCCGGCAG GTGCGTGAAGCGGGAGAAACTGCTCTGGGTGTAGCCGCAGTGACCCTGGGTGTTGTAGGCATAGCAGCTCTGATGGCAACACTGCTCGGAGGCAACAAGGACAAGCACAAAGAGTAA
- the LOC133154695 gene encoding phospholipase A and acyltransferase 3-like isoform X1 — protein sequence MASAQYYDKPQPGDLIEIFRGLYEHWAIYVGDGYVVHLAPLSEVPGASVNSMLSVLADTGIVKKQELWEMVGHNRWKINNLLDSKYEPRPVYLIVMDALKLVGEELAYCVLRNNCEHFVTRLRYGKPRSRQVREAGETALGVAAVTLGVVGIAALMATLLGGNKDKHKE from the exons ATGGCATCAGCacag tACTATGACAAACCTCAGCCTGGCGACTTAATAGAGATCTTCAGAGGACTCTACGAGCACTGGGCCATATATGTCGGCGATGGCTATGTAGTTCATTTGGCACCATTAT CTGAAGTCCCAGGTGCAAGTGTGAACAGCATGCTGTCCGTTCTGGCTGACACCGGCATTGTGAAGAAGCAGGAGCTGTGGGAAATGGTGGGTCACAACCGCTGGAAGATCAACAACTTGCTGGACTCAAAGTATGAGCCCCGTCCCGTCTACTTGATCGTGATGGACGCCCTCAAACTGGTGGGCGAGGAGCTGGCATACTGCGTTCTCCGAAACAATTGTGAGCATTTTGTCACTCGCCTGCGTTACGGCAAGCCCAGATCCCGGCAG GTGCGTGAAGCGGGAGAAACTGCTCTGGGTGTAGCCGCAGTGACCCTGGGTGTTGTAGGCATAGCAGCTCTGATGGCAACACTGCTCGGAGGCAACAAGGACAAGCACAAAGAGTAA
- the LOC133154695 gene encoding phospholipase A and acyltransferase 4-like isoform X3: MASAQYYDKPQPGDLIEIFRGLYEHWAIYVGDGYVVHLAPLSEVPGASVNSMLSVLADTGIVKKQELWEMVGHNRWKINNLLDSKYEPRPVYLIVMDALKLVGEELAYCVLRNNCA; this comes from the exons ATGGCATCAGCacag tACTATGACAAACCTCAGCCTGGCGACTTAATAGAGATCTTCAGAGGACTCTACGAGCACTGGGCCATATATGTCGGCGATGGCTATGTAGTTCATTTGGCACCATTAT CTGAAGTCCCAGGTGCAAGTGTGAACAGCATGCTGTCCGTTCTGGCTGACACCGGCATTGTGAAGAAGCAGGAGCTGTGGGAAATGGTGGGTCACAACCGCTGGAAGATCAACAACTTGCTGGACTCAAAGTATGAGCCCCGTCCCGTCTACTTGATCGTGATGGACGCCCTCAAACTGGTGGGCGAGGAGCTGGCATACTGCGTTCTCCGAAACAATT GTGCGTGA